The proteins below come from a single SAR324 cluster bacterium genomic window:
- a CDS encoding PD-(D/E)XK nuclease domain-containing protein has translation MRHLLLVSRKLNGNFDQLKQIIETGQTVSVIRPGFPLEKIQVPENFLSLLYFFGLLTIDQPWRNQYQLRIPNESVKHLMYGYLRDAYWDVETFRIDIHRLEILVSDMGWAGEWEGFFDTLAQAVKQQTRVRDYMQGEKVLQGFLLAYLHVCDVFHVTSEAELNKGFADLMLEPFVMKYPDMGYGYLIELKYFKRDELTETKLKTTIEAAQTQLRQYLADERLKHYLPHIRFIGLVLVYHGWELVYRGAVETLQTSNMNAITRF, from the coding sequence TTGCGGCATCTGCTACTGGTCAGTCGAAAGCTCAACGGCAATTTCGATCAACTCAAACAGATCATCGAAACTGGCCAGACCGTCAGTGTCATCCGTCCGGGTTTCCCACTGGAAAAAATTCAGGTGCCCGAAAATTTTCTCTCGTTGCTGTATTTTTTCGGCTTGCTCACCATTGACCAACCCTGGCGCAATCAATACCAACTCCGGATTCCCAACGAAAGCGTCAAACATCTGATGTATGGCTACCTGCGGGACGCTTATTGGGATGTGGAAACCTTCCGGATTGACATCCACCGACTGGAAATTCTGGTGTCCGACATGGGATGGGCAGGAGAATGGGAGGGGTTTTTCGACACTCTGGCCCAGGCGGTTAAACAACAAACCCGGGTTCGGGATTACATGCAGGGGGAAAAAGTGCTGCAAGGATTTCTGCTGGCTTATCTGCATGTGTGTGATGTGTTCCACGTCACTTCAGAAGCCGAACTCAACAAAGGTTTTGCAGATCTCATGCTGGAACCGTTTGTGATGAAATACCCCGATATGGGTTACGGCTATCTCATCGAACTCAAATATTTCAAACGCGACGAACTCACTGAAACCAAACTGAAAACCACCATCGAGGCGGCGCAGACCCAGTTGCGTCAATATCTGGCGGATGAACGGCTCAAACACTACCTGCCTCACATCCGTTTCATCGGGCTGGTGCTGGTCTATCACGGTTGGGAACTCGTGTATCGCGGGGCGGTGGAAACACTTCAGACATCAAATATGAATGCGATAACACGATTTTGA
- a CDS encoding ankyrin repeat domain-containing protein, translating into MKRKFKILMVSVVLIVSLIWLVGPDEIANGIFVGAFCGYSFPWNSALLEAASRGDLEEIKKWIWIADINARQRGVLCLGPQMGNTPLTYAVREGHFEVVRYLLEKGADTLNALEIAITESRRDIRIVELLIRHPQTQVRLHDTMYGWPRRVLQQSIAYHYPEALRLLLEESLNPHPEPDCHEYSPLMIASAEGEVASVTILLEYGVDVTHACSIHYGPPLDSAIAAHGARDYYSSEHRTRTKRLEIAKILIEHGADVNAMIRNGFNLLYHAEPMAQSIHLDPDERAYYQKVVDLLKAHGAVAFKDPLWRKMSDIYYLYDADDGRIDKFSQALNTPEDRERMLQLDMTYAVLREAIQDGHEKVVDLLLEAGGHAGQYEEYPSPLMLASRYGEVKIVQRLIGHGADTNESRGQPPPLYWAIIGDGPYFRHVPSHTRDRRLEIARILLAHGADVNASAEGKPLLAYLPEDPAAKGYFPEMRQLLLEHGARE; encoded by the coding sequence ATGAAACGCAAATTCAAGATTTTGATGGTGAGTGTTGTCCTGATAGTGTCGCTGATCTGGCTGGTGGGGCCGGACGAAATTGCCAACGGAATTTTTGTGGGAGCTTTTTGCGGATACAGTTTCCCGTGGAATTCCGCTTTGCTGGAAGCCGCCAGTCGCGGGGATCTGGAGGAAATCAAGAAATGGATCTGGATCGCCGATATTAACGCACGACAACGGGGTGTGTTATGTCTTGGGCCTCAGATGGGGAACACGCCGTTGACATACGCTGTTCGTGAAGGACATTTTGAGGTTGTCCGGTATTTGCTGGAAAAAGGCGCTGATACATTAAATGCCCTGGAAATCGCCATTACGGAGTCACGACGAGATATTCGTATTGTGGAATTGTTAATCCGACACCCACAAACTCAAGTGAGACTACATGATACGATGTATGGCTGGCCCCGAAGAGTGCTTCAGCAAAGTATCGCATATCATTATCCGGAGGCCTTGCGTCTGTTACTGGAGGAAAGTTTGAACCCTCACCCGGAACCGGATTGTCATGAGTATTCCCCGCTCATGATAGCCTCTGCCGAGGGCGAAGTGGCATCTGTAACGATTCTGTTGGAGTATGGAGTCGATGTCACTCACGCGTGTAGTATCCATTATGGACCGCCACTTGATTCAGCGATCGCCGCTCACGGTGCCCGTGATTATTATTCTTCAGAACACAGGACACGCACGAAACGATTGGAAATCGCCAAAATATTGATAGAACATGGGGCTGATGTCAACGCCATGATCAGGAATGGATTTAATTTGCTTTATCATGCGGAACCAATGGCTCAATCGATACATCTTGATCCCGATGAAAGAGCGTATTACCAAAAAGTGGTTGATTTGCTCAAAGCCCATGGCGCTGTGGCCTTCAAAGACCCGTTATGGCGTAAAATGTCTGATATTTATTATTTATATGATGCCGATGACGGTCGGATCGATAAATTCAGCCAGGCGTTGAACACGCCGGAAGACCGGGAGCGGATGCTCCAATTGGATATGACTTACGCTGTTTTGCGGGAAGCCATTCAGGATGGGCATGAAAAAGTTGTGGATCTCCTGTTGGAAGCTGGAGGGCACGCCGGACAATATGAGGAATATCCGTCGCCATTGATGCTGGCGTCACGCTATGGGGAAGTGAAGATCGTTCAACGGCTGATCGGGCATGGCGCGGATACCAATGAATCCCGTGGACAGCCACCGCCCTTGTATTGGGCGATCATCGGCGATGGCCCCTATTTCCGGCATGTGCCCTCACACACCAGAGATCGTCGTCTGGAAATCGCCAGAATCCTGCTGGCTCATGGTGCTGATGTCAACGCTTCGGCAGAAGGCAAACCGCTGTTGGCCTATCTGCCGGAAGATCCCGCCGCCAAAGGCTATTTCCCGGAGATGCGGCAACTGTTGCTGGAACATGGAGCCAGGGAATGA